One genomic window of Nitrospirota bacterium includes the following:
- a CDS encoding undecaprenyl-diphosphate phosphatase produces MIEAIILGIVQGLTEFIPVSSTAHLILIPKFFGWQGGLDTLSYDIALHGGTLLALLVYFRKQWLSLLTVERPLLLKIILATIPAGVAGILFKDAVSTTLRSAYVIAASLVVVGIVMLIAERNKGQKTFSSITTKNALAIGLAQALALIPGVSRSGITISAGLFGGIEREASARFSFLLSMPVIAGATLLEGIHVLKNPVSYDLSLFVAGFIASAVTGFITIKSLLWFFRRFSLRSFVYYRFALAGIIVIGYLL; encoded by the coding sequence ATGATTGAGGCAATAATATTAGGAATCGTTCAGGGGCTTACAGAGTTTATTCCGGTAAGCAGTACCGCCCACCTGATACTGATACCAAAGTTTTTTGGCTGGCAGGGCGGTCTCGACACCCTGAGCTATGATATCGCACTTCATGGCGGGACTCTGCTTGCCCTGCTGGTATATTTCAGAAAACAATGGCTGAGCCTTCTTACAGTGGAGAGACCCCTGCTGCTGAAGATTATATTAGCCACAATTCCGGCCGGAGTTGCCGGCATTCTGTTTAAGGATGCGGTCTCAACAACCCTGAGGAGCGCTTATGTAATAGCTGCCTCACTCGTAGTGGTTGGTATTGTCATGCTGATAGCCGAAAGAAACAAAGGTCAAAAGACTTTCTCCTCTATAACGACAAAGAATGCCCTGGCAATAGGTCTTGCCCAGGCACTGGCCCTTATACCGGGTGTGTCGAGGTCCGGCATAACCATATCAGCCGGTCTTTTCGGAGGTATTGAGAGAGAGGCATCCGCAAGGTTTTCATTCCTGCTTTCAATGCCTGTTATTGCCGGAGCCACGCTGCTTGAAGGAATTCATGTGCTGAAAAACCCGGTAAGCTACGACTTGAGTCTCTTTGTCGCCGGCTTTATTGCCTCGGCTGTCACGGGTTTTATCACCATCAAATCCCTGCTCTGGTTCTTCAGACGATTCAGTCTTCGCTCCTTTGTTTACTACAGGTTTGCCCTTGCTGGTATAATAGTTATCGGTTATTTATTATAA
- the acpP gene encoding acyl carrier protein — MVEEKVKELISNQLGVDLAQVTPAASFVEDLGADSLDTVELVMAFEETFGIEIPDEDAEKILKVEDAVEYIKNKSQA; from the coding sequence ATGGTAGAGGAGAAAGTAAAGGAACTTATATCAAACCAGCTTGGTGTTGATCTTGCTCAGGTAACACCAGCGGCATCATTTGTGGAAGACTTGGGGGCTGACTCTCTTGATACTGTAGAACTCGTAATGGCGTTTGAGGAGACATTCGGGATTGAGATACCCGATGAGGACGCAGAGAAAATCCTGAAAGTCGAGGATGCCGTAGAGTATATAAAGAACAAGAGCCAGGCGTAG
- the fabG gene encoding 3-oxoacyl-[acyl-carrier-protein] reductase, producing the protein MDFKGQVAVVTGAGRGIGQAIAESLATLGVNIAVVDLSADDAGAVAEGLVRMGVRAIPVTADVSSADSVKDMFSTVVKEFGGMDILVNNAGITRDALLLRMKEEDWDSVIDVNLKSVFLCSKEAVKIMSKRRYGRVVNIASVVAFMGNPGQANYSASKAGIVGLTKTIAREYAGRGITANAVAPGFIMTAMTEKLPDNVKDEMKKAIPMGKMGTVQDVANAVVFLSSPDAGYITGQVVHVNGGMYM; encoded by the coding sequence ATGGATTTTAAGGGACAGGTAGCTGTGGTTACCGGGGCAGGCCGGGGCATCGGTCAGGCTATAGCTGAAAGCCTTGCAACCCTGGGAGTTAATATTGCAGTTGTTGACCTTAGCGCTGATGATGCCGGAGCAGTTGCAGAAGGCCTTGTCAGAATGGGTGTAAGGGCAATTCCTGTAACTGCTGATGTGTCAAGTGCTGATAGTGTCAAGGATATGTTCAGCACTGTGGTAAAGGAGTTCGGCGGTATGGATATCCTTGTCAACAATGCAGGTATTACCCGTGATGCCTTACTGCTGAGAATGAAGGAAGAAGACTGGGACAGTGTGATAGACGTTAACCTTAAAAGTGTTTTTCTCTGCTCAAAAGAGGCAGTAAAGATAATGTCAAAGAGGCGTTATGGCAGGGTTGTCAATATTGCATCCGTTGTTGCCTTTATGGGCAATCCCGGTCAGGCCAACTACTCTGCCTCAAAGGCCGGCATTGTCGGACTGACCAAGACCATTGCAAGGGAGTATGCCGGCAGGGGGATAACGGCAAATGCAGTGGCCCCGGGGTTTATCATGACTGCAATGACCGAGAAACTGCCGGACAATGTAAAGGATGAGATGAAGAAAGCAATACCAATGGGAAAGATGGGGACTGTACAGGATGTTGCCAATGCCGTGGTCTTCCTGTCATCTCCTGATGCCGGGTATATCACGGGACAGGTGGTTCATGTAAACGGCGGTATGTACATGTAA
- a CDS encoding YkgJ family cysteine cluster protein has product MEEASKQPDKNPVEPVRMNLDSKFKFSCHKGLECFGECCGKITISLTPYDVLRIKNKLGITSAEFLSLYTRIVDLKSTKLPFFLLNMTEDGKCPFVGEDGCNIYADRPLICRYYPIGLGAMESTEAESGDFYYQIKDPFCKGFEEDKEWTVRQWRESQEIDRYDFVNKDWFEIVLNKKLLAGAVEPDEKSQRLYMLGSFDTDSFRNFVFESRFLDLYEVDEVTIQMIREDEVELLKFAHKWLKGVLFGEYIYPRREP; this is encoded by the coding sequence ATGGAAGAAGCAAGTAAGCAGCCGGATAAAAACCCTGTAGAGCCTGTCAGGATGAACCTGGACAGCAAGTTTAAATTTTCCTGTCATAAAGGGCTTGAGTGTTTCGGGGAGTGTTGCGGAAAGATAACAATATCTCTCACTCCATACGATGTGCTGAGGATCAAAAACAAACTTGGCATTACTTCGGCTGAGTTCCTCTCATTATATACCCGGATTGTTGACCTTAAGAGCACCAAACTGCCCTTTTTCCTGCTCAATATGACAGAGGACGGCAAATGTCCGTTTGTTGGCGAAGATGGCTGTAATATTTATGCAGACAGGCCACTTATATGCAGATACTATCCCATTGGTCTCGGAGCGATGGAAAGCACTGAAGCAGAGAGCGGTGATTTTTATTACCAGATTAAAGATCCCTTCTGCAAGGGGTTTGAAGAGGATAAGGAATGGACGGTTCGTCAGTGGAGAGAGTCCCAGGAGATAGACCGATATGATTTTGTCAACAAGGACTGGTTTGAGATTGTTCTTAACAAGAAACTCCTTGCCGGTGCTGTGGAGCCTGACGAAAAGAGTCAGAGATTGTACATGCTGGGCAGCTTTGATACGGACAGCTTCAGAAACTTTGTCTTTGAGAGCAGGTTTCTTGACCTCTATGAAGTCGATGAGGTAACAATACAGATGATAAGGGAAGATGAGGTGGAGCTGCTGAAGTTTGCACACAAGTGGCTGAAGGGTGTACTCTTTGGTGAGTATATATACCCAAGAAGGGAGCCATAA
- a CDS encoding glycerate kinase, whose protein sequence is MFLNYRKDLERVFFDALRAVDPYLATARRLSDFRDAAGNLGGRLNILGFGKASARMAQAAEETLAGLISRSVVVTKYGHSVALKKTEIIEAGHPIPDANGLEGTEKIRAVANASSADDINICLISGGGSALLVCPLEGISLEDKQEITGLLLNAGADIFELNTVRKHISAVKGGRLAETLYPSRTISLLLSDVIGDRLDVIASGPTAPDETTYLDALNVLKRYNLMDKAPKGVLKIIEDGIEGRVPDTPAPDSKVFSRVENIIIGSNRIALEAARQEAGDLGYSAEILTDSLSGEAREAAKWLYREVMKRGEIKKACFVSGGETTVVVKGSGLGGRNLEFALVFAMEIAGTEGVSLLSAGTDGTDGPTDAAGAIVDGETIPRARAMGLSPEKFLEENDSYNFFKQVGGLFITGPTGTNVMDIQIVIRR, encoded by the coding sequence ATGTTCTTAAATTACAGGAAAGATCTGGAAAGAGTCTTTTTTGATGCCCTCAGGGCTGTTGACCCGTACCTTGCAACAGCAAGGAGGCTGTCGGATTTCAGGGACGCAGCTGGCAATCTGGGTGGCAGGCTCAATATCCTCGGTTTTGGAAAGGCCTCGGCGCGCATGGCACAGGCGGCAGAAGAGACCCTTGCAGGCCTTATATCCAGATCAGTTGTCGTAACCAAATACGGCCACTCCGTTGCCCTCAAAAAGACCGAGATAATAGAGGCCGGACACCCCATACCTGATGCAAACGGGCTTGAGGGGACGGAAAAGATCAGGGCGGTTGCAAATGCCTCTTCTGCAGACGATATAAATATATGCCTTATATCAGGAGGGGGGTCGGCGTTACTGGTTTGTCCCCTTGAGGGTATCAGCCTTGAGGATAAGCAGGAGATTACAGGACTCCTCCTGAATGCCGGGGCCGATATATTCGAGCTCAATACAGTGAGAAAACATATATCCGCTGTCAAGGGTGGAAGGCTGGCTGAGACCCTTTATCCGTCAAGGACGATATCCCTGCTGCTCTCCGATGTTATCGGTGACCGCCTTGATGTAATAGCATCAGGGCCCACGGCGCCGGATGAGACTACCTATCTCGATGCCCTAAATGTACTGAAGAGATATAATCTCATGGATAAGGCTCCGAAGGGTGTTTTAAAGATAATCGAGGACGGTATTGAGGGACGAGTGCCGGATACCCCCGCCCCTGACAGCAAGGTCTTCAGCAGGGTTGAAAACATTATCATTGGCAGTAACAGGATTGCCCTTGAGGCTGCCAGGCAGGAGGCCGGTGATCTGGGCTATAGTGCAGAGATTCTCACGGATTCACTCTCGGGTGAGGCACGGGAGGCTGCAAAGTGGCTTTACAGGGAAGTGATGAAGCGGGGGGAAATAAAAAAGGCGTGTTTTGTCTCGGGTGGTGAGACAACCGTGGTCGTCAAAGGCAGCGGACTTGGCGGCAGGAATCTCGAGTTTGCCCTTGTATTTGCAATGGAGATAGCAGGTACTGAAGGAGTCTCCCTTTTGTCAGCCGGAACAGATGGCACGGATGGTCCCACGGACGCTGCAGGGGCAATTGTGGACGGAGAGACAATACCGAGGGCAAGGGCTATGGGCCTGTCTCCCGAAAAGTTCCTTGAAGAGAATGACTCGTATAATTTCTTCAAACAGGTTGGGGGGCTTTTTATAACCGGTCCCACCGGCACAAACGTGATGGACATACAGATAGTTATCAGGCGGTAA
- a CDS encoding HAD-IIB family hydrolase — protein sequence MDKHIVIFTDLDGTLLSYDSYSFEEAADALALIKEKRIPLVLCSSKTRGEIELYRERLENRDPFVSENGGGIFIPVGYFKKSPDIGVRHDNRYRVITIGKRYSELRDGLRRLREMGFGVKGFGDMTVEEIVSLTGLSPEEARLSKERDFDEPFIVEDGTDEERLRDAVQSLGLTCTVGRYYHLMGESDKGKAVRILIELYRKEFGDIRTIAIGDSPNDIPMLEAVDIPVVVQKPGGVYDSRIVVPDLVRADGIGPDGWRKVIMELIGNFQGK from the coding sequence ATGGATAAACATATTGTTATATTTACAGACCTCGACGGCACCCTCCTCAGTTATGACAGCTACTCTTTTGAAGAGGCCGCCGATGCCCTTGCGCTTATAAAAGAGAAAAGAATCCCCCTTGTTCTCTGCTCAAGCAAGACCAGGGGAGAGATTGAACTTTACAGGGAGCGCCTTGAAAACAGAGACCCCTTTGTCTCTGAAAACGGTGGCGGAATTTTTATCCCTGTTGGTTATTTCAAAAAATCCCCGGACATTGGTGTCAGGCATGACAACAGATATCGTGTCATAACCATAGGGAAGAGGTACAGTGAGCTGAGGGACGGACTCAGAAGACTGAGGGAGATGGGGTTCGGGGTAAAAGGGTTCGGGGACATGACTGTGGAGGAGATTGTCTCCCTTACCGGACTGAGCCCGGAAGAGGCAAGGTTATCAAAGGAGAGGGATTTTGATGAACCGTTTATTGTAGAGGACGGTACGGATGAAGAGCGGCTCAGGGATGCCGTTCAATCACTTGGTCTGACCTGCACGGTCGGGAGATACTACCATCTTATGGGAGAAAGCGATAAGGGCAAGGCAGTACGGATACTGATAGAGTTGTACAGAAAAGAGTTTGGAGATATCAGGACCATTGCAATAGGTGACAGTCCAAATGACATCCCCATGCTTGAGGCAGTGGATATACCCGTGGTTGTTCAGAAACCGGGAGGTGTTTATGACAGCAGGATCGTTGTCCCTGATCTTGTAAGGGCTGATGGTATCGGACCGGATGGGTGGCGTAAGGTGATTATGGAGCTGATTGGAAATTTTCAGGGTAAATGA
- the fabF gene encoding beta-ketoacyl-ACP synthase II yields MNLRRVVITGLGLITPLGIGVEENWTAMLEGKSGIGTITSFDSSPLPVHIAGEVKDFDPADYIEKKEIKKMDRFIHFAIAAAQMAMDDSGLRITEANAERVGVVVGSGIGGLPAIEHYHQALLEKGYKRVTPFFIPMLIINLAAGRVSMRFGAKGPNSAVCTACATGTHAIGDAFRIVQRGEADAMIAGGTEAVIAPLGMVGFAVMKALSRRNDEPEKASRPFDRDRDGFVMGEGSGIVILESLESAIDRGAKIYAEVVGYGMTGDAYHITSPAPGGEGAVRCMTITLKDAGVSPDEVDYINAHGTSTKFNDEVETEAIKTVFGKHAYEMVVSSTKSMTGHLLGAAGGVEAAVSALSVFNNIVPPTINLENPDPQCDLDYVTKTCRERTVNYALSNSFGFGGTNACLLFKKFEEA; encoded by the coding sequence ATGAATCTCCGAAGGGTTGTTATAACAGGTCTTGGTCTCATAACTCCCCTTGGCATCGGGGTGGAAGAAAACTGGACTGCTATGTTGGAAGGCAAATCGGGTATCGGGACTATTACGTCTTTTGACTCTTCTCCTCTCCCGGTGCATATTGCAGGGGAGGTAAAAGATTTCGACCCGGCTGATTATATAGAGAAGAAAGAGATAAAAAAAATGGACCGTTTTATCCACTTTGCAATTGCAGCCGCACAGATGGCCATGGATGACTCGGGGCTCAGGATTACCGAGGCCAATGCCGAGAGGGTCGGTGTTGTTGTCGGCTCCGGTATTGGAGGATTACCTGCAATCGAGCATTATCATCAGGCCCTGCTTGAGAAGGGATACAAGCGTGTAACCCCTTTCTTTATTCCGATGTTAATCATAAACCTTGCTGCCGGCAGAGTTTCAATGAGGTTTGGCGCCAAGGGCCCTAATTCTGCTGTTTGTACGGCATGTGCAACAGGCACCCATGCAATAGGTGATGCCTTCAGGATTGTCCAGCGCGGGGAAGCAGATGCCATGATTGCCGGGGGTACAGAGGCGGTAATAGCACCGCTTGGGATGGTTGGTTTTGCCGTTATGAAGGCACTTTCAAGGAGGAATGACGAGCCTGAAAAGGCGAGCAGGCCCTTTGACCGTGACAGGGATGGTTTTGTTATGGGTGAGGGATCCGGGATTGTGATCCTTGAAAGCCTTGAGAGTGCAATTGACCGGGGAGCAAAGATTTATGCCGAGGTAGTTGGATACGGTATGACCGGAGACGCCTATCATATTACATCCCCTGCCCCGGGAGGTGAAGGGGCTGTGAGATGCATGACAATAACCCTTAAGGATGCCGGGGTTTCACCTGATGAGGTGGACTATATAAATGCCCATGGGACTTCCACGAAATTCAATGATGAAGTTGAGACAGAGGCCATAAAAACGGTCTTTGGCAAGCACGCGTATGAGATGGTGGTGAGTTCCACCAAGTCCATGACAGGCCATCTCCTTGGCGCTGCCGGAGGTGTGGAGGCTGCTGTCAGTGCGCTCAGTGTTTTTAACAACATAGTTCCTCCGACAATAAACCTTGAAAACCCGGACCCGCAGTGTGACCTTGATTACGTTACCAAGACTTGCCGTGAAAGAACTGTTAACTATGCACTTTCAAATTCTTTTGGATTCGGTGGTACAAATGCCTGTCTCCTTTTCAAGAAGTTTGAAGAAGCTTGA
- a CDS encoding DNA translocase FtsK 4TM domain-containing protein, with the protein MAEGIRRIKEEVLGVVVTLFSVYITLSLISYSKWDPSFLTHSRGPAKNYGGIIGSYISDTLLSLLGYTSYLFPLFLILYGIKRLLGKKKRKELLAGLPLFIISTPVLLSLISKTFGINNVFYGGLWGEEASVILRMLLSLPGAYIFTLSVFFSSIIIMSPVSTSDVLRKVFENKKEDTPEPIRKIKVVEEPSQPMIKKMTKQERVKEKKSGELPDMSTRKAGAYVVPPLQLLSTYETVAKPGKEELFERAHLLEEKLSDFKITGKITRVHPGPVVTMYEFEPSPGIKISKIVSLSDDLGRALGGLSIRIAAIPGKTPLGIEVPNKQMGIVPLKEIIGSGNFQKSQSRLTIALGKDIYGRPIVSDLARMPHLLVAGTTGSGKSVSINSMIMSILFKSTPKEVKMLMIDPKLLELSTYDGIPHLVTPVVTNPKEATLALKKMVLEMERRYRLIAEQGARNLDNFNRQVPEEERLPYIIVIIDELADLMFTASKEVEDSIVRLAQMARASGIHLILATQRPSVDVITGIIKANFPTRIAFQVTTKVDSRTILDAQGAEQLIGKGDMLFMATGARLTRLHGAYVAEDEVRSVTSFIKAQGEPDFSMFDAIQLETAERAEEGSTEGDELYQQVIDHAETMGEVSISSIQRRFKIGYNRAARIMELLEEEGFVGPPRGAGKPREFRSSPSR; encoded by the coding sequence ATGGCTGAGGGAATAAGAAGAATAAAGGAAGAAGTATTGGGGGTTGTGGTCACCCTGTTCAGTGTGTACATTACACTGAGCCTCATCAGCTACTCAAAGTGGGACCCCTCCTTCCTCACCCACAGCAGGGGCCCTGCAAAAAACTATGGCGGAATCATCGGTTCTTATATCTCGGATACCCTGCTCAGCCTTTTAGGCTATACTTCCTACCTCTTTCCACTCTTCCTTATCTTATATGGTATCAAGAGGCTGCTGGGCAAGAAGAAGAGGAAGGAACTGCTCGCAGGACTTCCCCTCTTTATAATATCCACCCCAGTTCTCCTCTCCCTTATCTCAAAGACCTTCGGCATAAACAACGTCTTCTACGGAGGGTTATGGGGAGAAGAGGCATCCGTGATACTCAGAATGCTCCTCTCATTACCCGGGGCCTATATCTTCACCCTCTCGGTCTTCTTCTCGTCCATTATCATAATGAGTCCTGTTTCCACATCTGATGTATTAAGAAAAGTCTTTGAAAACAAGAAGGAGGATACACCCGAGCCGATCAGGAAGATAAAGGTAGTGGAGGAGCCTTCTCAACCAATGATAAAAAAGATGACAAAACAGGAGAGGGTAAAGGAAAAAAAATCCGGGGAATTACCGGATATGAGTACCCGTAAAGCAGGTGCATACGTCGTTCCACCGCTGCAACTCCTGAGCACTTACGAGACTGTGGCAAAGCCGGGAAAGGAAGAACTCTTTGAGCGGGCACACCTCCTTGAGGAGAAACTCTCTGATTTCAAGATAACCGGCAAGATTACCCGTGTCCATCCCGGCCCTGTAGTCACCATGTATGAGTTTGAGCCCTCCCCCGGAATAAAGATAAGCAAAATCGTCTCCCTGTCAGACGACCTCGGAAGGGCCCTGGGCGGACTCAGTATAAGGATTGCTGCCATACCGGGAAAAACACCGCTCGGCATAGAGGTACCCAATAAACAGATGGGAATAGTCCCCCTGAAGGAGATAATAGGCTCGGGAAACTTCCAGAAGAGCCAGTCAAGACTGACCATTGCACTGGGAAAGGACATCTATGGAAGGCCCATAGTCTCAGACCTTGCCCGGATGCCCCACCTACTTGTGGCCGGCACCACGGGTTCAGGCAAGAGTGTCTCCATTAATTCCATGATTATGAGCATCCTCTTCAAGTCCACCCCAAAAGAGGTGAAGATGTTGATGATTGATCCAAAGCTGCTCGAGCTTTCCACCTATGACGGAATTCCCCACCTTGTCACCCCGGTGGTCACGAACCCTAAAGAGGCAACCCTGGCGCTGAAAAAGATGGTTCTGGAGATGGAGCGGAGATACAGGCTCATTGCAGAGCAGGGGGCAAGAAACCTGGACAACTTTAATCGCCAGGTCCCTGAAGAAGAACGGCTTCCCTACATCATTGTTATAATAGATGAGCTTGCCGACCTGATGTTTACCGCCTCCAAGGAGGTCGAGGACTCCATTGTCCGTCTCGCACAGATGGCAAGGGCCTCGGGCATCCATCTCATACTTGCCACGCAGAGGCCATCCGTTGATGTTATCACCGGAATTATCAAGGCAAACTTTCCAACCAGGATAGCCTTTCAGGTAACCACAAAGGTGGATTCAAGGACAATCCTGGATGCCCAGGGGGCTGAGCAACTCATCGGCAAGGGTGATATGCTCTTTATGGCCACAGGCGCAAGGCTTACCCGGCTGCACGGCGCTTATGTAGCTGAAGATGAGGTAAGATCCGTCACATCCTTCATAAAGGCACAGGGAGAACCGGACTTTTCAATGTTTGATGCAATCCAGCTTGAGACGGCTGAGAGGGCCGAGGAAGGCTCAACCGAGGGAGACGAGCTCTATCAGCAGGTGATAGATCATGCCGAGACCATGGGCGAGGTCTCAATATCATCGATTCAGCGGAGGTTCAAGATAGGCTATAACAGGGCGGCAAGGATAATGGAACTGCTTGAAGAAGAAGGCTTTGTCGGACCACCGAGAGGGGCTGGAAAACCGAGGGAATTTCGCAGTTCACCATCCAGGTGA